The following coding sequences are from one Hydrotalea sp. window:
- the rpsP gene encoding 30S ribosomal protein S16 — MSVRLRLARGGTKKRPYYRLVAATRTRARDGKFLERVGSYNPMLDSKDPARVVIDIERVKYWLSVGAEPSERVAIFLSQHGLVKVDRKEKAKTQTKQNMPRAKTLAKLEEAKKAAEAAAAKPAEVAPEKVEAAAPAAEAPKPAEAPKAEAAPAAEAPKPAEAPKVEAAAPAAETPASEDKPA, encoded by the coding sequence ATGTCCGTTCGTTTACGCCTTGCCCGTGGTGGCACAAAAAAACGCCCCTATTACCGCTTGGTTGCGGCAACCCGCACCCGTGCGCGCGACGGCAAATTTTTGGAACGGGTTGGCAGTTACAACCCGATGTTGGACAGCAAAGACCCGGCGCGGGTTGTTATCGACATCGAACGCGTCAAATATTGGTTGTCGGTCGGCGCCGAACCATCGGAACGGGTTGCAATTTTTTTAAGCCAGCATGGATTGGTTAAGGTTGACCGCAAGGAAAAGGCGAAAACCCAAACCAAACAAAACATGCCACGCGCCAAAACCTTAGCCAAATTAGAAGAAGCGAAAAAAGCCGCCGAAGCCGCCGCCGCAAAACCCGCCGAGGTTGCGCCGGAAAAAGTTGAAGCCGCCGCGCCCGCCGCCGAAGCACCAAAACCGGCCGAAGCCCCGAAAGCCGAGGCCGCGCCCGCCGCCGAAGCACCAAAACCGGCCGAAGCCCCGAAAGTTGAAGCCGCCGCACCCGCCGCCGAAACACCGGCGAGCGAAGATAAACCAGCGTAA